From the Methanobacteriaceae archaeon genome, one window contains:
- a CDS encoding alanine--glyoxylate aminotransferase family protein, producing the protein MNETLLMLPGPTTVHPRVLAAMSKAVVNHRGAKYGEILAETNQLMADVFQTSNDAYLLTGSGTAAMEAGISNTVAPGEKMLNVVGGKFGERFMKIANTHGIDTQELAVEWGTAVTPEAIKEALEADEDIKAVSVIHNETSTGVAAPIEEIGKVMKNYDALYIVDTVSSLGGDYVDVEKFGIDVCVTGSQKCIAAPPGMAAITLSDDAWAAADKIDSPTFYLDMKAARKSGDKVPPQTPYTPAVSLTYAMNEALNMIKEEGLKERVARHHKAAEASVAAVKALGLELFADEAVSSATVTAVKMPEGITDDQFRGTTRDKYGVELAGGQDHLKGNIFRIGHMGNISYKELTQAFAAIGMTLKGLGVIEDAGAGVASIAESYL; encoded by the coding sequence ATGAATGAAACTTTATTAATGCTTCCAGGTCCAACAACAGTACATCCTAGAGTGCTTGCTGCAATGTCTAAAGCTGTTGTTAACCATAGAGGAGCTAAATATGGAGAAATTTTAGCAGAAACCAACCAATTAATGGCCGATGTTTTCCAAACCTCTAATGATGCTTACTTATTAACAGGATCTGGAACTGCAGCTATGGAAGCAGGTATTAGTAATACCGTTGCTCCTGGAGAAAAAATGCTCAACGTCGTGGGTGGAAAGTTCGGTGAACGTTTCATGAAAATCGCAAATACTCATGGAATTGATACCCAAGAATTAGCAGTAGAATGGGGTACCGCTGTAACTCCTGAAGCAATCAAAGAAGCTTTAGAAGCAGATGAAGATATTAAAGCAGTATCTGTTATCCACAACGAAACTTCTACTGGAGTAGCTGCACCTATTGAGGAAATTGGTAAAGTAATGAAAAATTACGATGCATTATACATCGTAGATACCGTATCTTCCCTTGGAGGAGACTACGTAGATGTTGAAAAATTCGGAATTGATGTTTGTGTGACCGGTTCCCAAAAATGTATCGCTGCACCACCTGGAATGGCAGCTATTACATTAAGTGATGACGCATGGGCAGCTGCAGACAAAATCGACTCCCCTACATTCTATTTAGATATGAAAGCTGCAAGAAAAAGTGGTGACAAAGTACCACCACAAACTCCGTACACTCCTGCAGTATCATTAACTTATGCTATGAATGAAGCTTTAAACATGATTAAAGAAGAAGGACTCAAAGAAAGAGTTGCACGTCACCACAAAGCTGCTGAAGCTAGTGTAGCAGCTGTTAAAGCATTAGGTTTAGAATTATTCGCTGATGAAGCTGTTTCATCTGCAACCGTAACCGCAGTAAAAATGCCTGAAGGAATTACTGATGATCAATTCAGAGGAACTACCCGTGACAAATATGGTGTAGAATTAGCTGGTGGACAAGACCACTTAAAAGGAAACATCTTCAGAATTGGACACATGGGAAACATTTCCTACAAAGAATTAACCCAAGCATTTGCTGCTATTGGTATGACCTTAAAAGGTTTAGGTGTAATTGAAGATGCTGGTGCTGGTGTAGCATCCATCGCAGAATCATACTTATGA
- a CDS encoding spore germination protein GerW family protein yields the protein MSENIKVTVEELRKLISVDNVIGKAIETEDKLLIPVMRMGVGFGVGENILGEDKGGAAGAGAGVEPISMVVVPKKGSDSEGVRVLNLSKGNQTNKAISDLSLLISDLVKNHIKKDDDEIDESEYIEPEFETTEVKVE from the coding sequence ATGTCTGAAAATATCAAAGTAACTGTCGAAGAATTACGTAAACTTATCAGTGTAGACAACGTTATTGGAAAAGCTATCGAAACCGAAGACAAACTCTTAATTCCTGTAATGAGAATGGGTGTTGGATTTGGTGTTGGAGAAAACATCTTAGGAGAAGACAAAGGCGGCGCAGCAGGTGCTGGTGCTGGAGTAGAACCTATTTCCATGGTAGTAGTTCCTAAAAAAGGAAGCGACTCCGAAGGTGTTCGTGTACTTAACTTAAGCAAAGGAAATCAAACCAACAAAGCAATTTCCGATTTAAGTTTATTAATCAGCGACTTAGTCAAAAATCACATAAAAAAAGATGACGACGAAATTGACGAATCAGAATACATTGAACCTGAATTTGAAACCACTGAAGTCAAAGTAGAATAG
- a CDS encoding DUF2953 domain-containing protein, whose amino-acid sequence MIISIIILFIIILLYFGVKISLIYDKKGPELEGCLQISILRKIKVFSKDFLSSQPAKKEDKKDEEEPKEEEESGEDKKDDKKELFKLAKPCFGHFKTFLISAMKCIRVEKLENHLIFGMYSYVDTAKYIGYIWSLMIIVNSSHKNAKLSAQPSFNGSILDGNGDNELEINILKLIPPVIRLVLKKEVRTLIKGAIK is encoded by the coding sequence ATGATTATCTCAATAATCATCCTTTTTATTATTATTTTACTTTATTTTGGTGTTAAAATATCACTTATTTATGATAAAAAAGGCCCTGAGCTTGAAGGATGTTTACAAATATCTATTTTAAGAAAAATCAAAGTCTTCTCAAAAGATTTCCTATCCTCACAACCTGCTAAAAAAGAAGATAAAAAAGACGAAGAAGAACCAAAAGAAGAGGAAGAATCCGGAGAAGATAAAAAAGATGATAAAAAAGAGCTATTTAAATTAGCTAAACCTTGTTTTGGTCATTTTAAGACATTTTTAATATCAGCTATGAAATGTATCAGAGTCGAGAAACTTGAAAACCATCTAATTTTTGGTATGTACTCCTACGTAGATACTGCAAAATATATTGGATACATTTGGTCATTAATGATTATTGTAAATTCATCACATAAAAATGCAAAATTAAGTGCACAACCATCATTTAATGGAAGCATTCTTGATGGAAATGGGGACAATGAACTTGAGATAAATATCCTAAAATTAATTCCCCCAGTCATAAGACTAGTCCTTAAAAAAGAAGTAAGAACATTGATTAAGGGTGCGATAAAATGA
- a CDS encoding AAA family ATPase has translation MNSPLETHIQNQVLIRPTKFSDDLKHNNKTFQHRADYYEMIKYINTFLDEDTNNRYFLLPGIRGVGKTTILIQLYEYLTKEKQVSPTDILYITGDNLKRMSNSSIMDGINSYLDIFHNATVESIDKKIFLLIDEAQHDKDWSIVGKILYDTSKNIFMIFSGSSALELEYNADSARRMLKMPVCPLTYSQHLKLKYDYFKNTISKEIIDLIFTGKLPERNLDIEILNIYSSFKNYNPKELECFMQYGGFPSSFNQNTNETIKTVIDMINKVITTDIDNLKGINGQTTYLASQLLYFFALQNPGEISKGSMANHLDSNKMTINKILELLEKTQLIFHIEPFTSSAKRTTKPFKYYFATSSLKHILSTNLGNANLEAKEAYMGKLFENYVASSFFNLKNRSETMYNTYYDANKKNVDFLVQKGLETPVPIEVSWGKKNKSQVKTTMKKYKAPYGVIISNTTRKIVKEDNVIYLPIEIFSFM, from the coding sequence ATGAACTCCCCTTTAGAAACACACATACAAAACCAAGTTCTAATAAGACCCACCAAATTCAGTGATGATTTAAAACACAACAACAAAACATTCCAGCACAGAGCAGACTATTATGAAATGATTAAATACATAAACACCTTTCTAGATGAGGACACCAACAACAGATATTTTCTCCTGCCGGGAATAAGAGGGGTTGGAAAAACCACAATCCTAATTCAACTTTATGAATATTTAACAAAAGAAAAACAGGTTAGTCCAACTGATATTTTATACATAACCGGAGATAATCTAAAAAGAATGTCCAATAGCTCAATCATGGATGGAATAAATAGCTATCTGGACATTTTCCATAATGCTACAGTAGAAAGCATAGATAAAAAAATATTTCTTCTAATTGATGAAGCACAACATGACAAGGACTGGTCAATTGTTGGTAAAATCCTTTATGACACATCAAAAAACATATTTATGATTTTTAGTGGTTCATCAGCACTGGAATTAGAATACAATGCAGATTCAGCAAGAAGAATGTTAAAAATGCCTGTTTGTCCATTGACTTACTCACAACACCTTAAATTAAAATATGATTACTTTAAAAATACTATTTCAAAAGAAATTATTGATTTGATTTTTACAGGTAAACTTCCTGAAAGAAATTTGGATATTGAAATTCTAAACATTTATTCTTCTTTTAAAAATTACAATCCAAAAGAATTGGAATGTTTTATGCAATATGGAGGATTTCCATCATCCTTTAATCAAAATACAAATGAAACAATAAAAACAGTCATTGATATGATAAATAAGGTAATAACAACAGATATTGACAATCTTAAAGGGATAAACGGACAAACCACATATCTTGCATCCCAGTTATTATACTTCTTTGCTCTTCAAAACCCTGGAGAAATCTCAAAAGGATCAATGGCAAATCATCTTGACTCAAATAAAATGACAATAAACAAAATTTTGGAACTGCTTGAAAAAACACAGCTAATTTTCCATATTGAACCGTTTACATCCTCTGCTAAAAGAACAACAAAACCATTTAAATATTATTTTGCAACATCAAGTCTAAAACATATCCTGTCAACAAACCTTGGTAATGCAAATCTTGAAGCAAAAGAAGCATATATGGGAAAATTATTTGAAAATTACGTTGCATCAAGCTTTTTTAATCTTAAAAACAGAAGCGAGACAATGTATAATACTTATTATGATGCAAATAAAAAGAATGTTGATTTTTTAGTTCAGAAAGGATTAGAAACTCCAGTTCCAATTGAAGTTAGCTGGGGAAAAAAGAATAAAAGTCAGGTAAAAACTACAATGAAAAAATACAAAGCTCCTTATGGTGTAATTATCTCAAATACTACAAGAAAAATAGTAAAGGAAGATAATGTCATTTATCTACCTATAGAAATATTTTCATTTATGTAA
- a CDS encoding thiamine pyrophosphate-binding protein yields the protein MNVADKIVEILESEGINHVFGIPGEQIMPLYKSLSTSNIEHILTRHEQSAAHAADGYCRSSGKIGVCIATASPGALNFTMALATAFKDNVPILVLTGDNDLKYRGSDHFQSTPQVEIFKNITRASYNPLNGTEAMYVLRAAIYELKTMPKGPIHINLSKDVLMQEDFDDFELCYLCEDDLSNISKAQELINKAQKPLFIVGAGAISQKENLEKIAKTYKIPVTTTYHAKGIISEADDINLGLVGIRSTPRAKYAYENADCVIALGIKASERTLPQVCDNLIHVNINKDVLIGDYPIHGKVEDFLGEINFKQADWLDEILEINNKIEIEGLNKDLKPQAAIKRILDKFENNIIASDAGSHTTWTTLLKKSLKPSQLLFSGAMAPMGYGIPAAIGASIATDEKVIVINGDGDFQMNLQELATIRQNNLDIIIFILNNSEYGIIRQWEESMYDMDAYQVKLQNPDFTKLASSYNIDSIRVDNLKDLEFVLEKELKGPLVVEVVVESEDIPLPK from the coding sequence GTGAATGTAGCTGATAAAATCGTTGAAATTCTTGAAAGTGAGGGAATTAATCATGTTTTTGGAATTCCTGGCGAACAGATAATGCCTTTATACAAATCACTTTCCACTTCAAATATTGAACATATCCTAACAAGACATGAACAGTCAGCAGCACACGCAGCAGACGGATATTGCAGATCAAGTGGTAAAATTGGTGTTTGTATTGCAACAGCTTCTCCCGGAGCCTTAAACTTTACAATGGCACTAGCTACCGCATTTAAAGATAATGTTCCAATACTTGTTTTAACAGGAGATAATGATTTAAAATATCGTGGATCTGACCATTTTCAATCAACTCCGCAGGTTGAAATATTTAAAAATATCACAAGAGCATCATACAATCCGCTAAATGGAACAGAAGCAATGTATGTTTTAAGAGCAGCTATTTATGAGCTTAAAACAATGCCTAAAGGACCAATTCACATTAACTTATCAAAAGATGTTCTCATGCAGGAGGATTTCGATGACTTTGAGCTTTGCTATTTATGTGAAGATGACTTATCAAACATCTCAAAGGCTCAGGAATTAATTAACAAGGCACAAAAACCATTATTTATCGTAGGTGCAGGTGCAATTTCTCAAAAGGAAAACCTTGAAAAAATAGCTAAAACATACAAAATCCCTGTTACAACCACATATCATGCAAAAGGAATTATTTCAGAGGCTGATGATATTAATCTGGGGCTTGTGGGAATTCGCTCAACACCTCGTGCAAAATACGCATATGAAAATGCAGACTGTGTAATTGCACTTGGAATAAAAGCATCAGAAAGAACATTACCTCAAGTTTGTGATAATTTAATCCATGTAAACATAAATAAAGATGTTTTAATTGGTGATTATCCAATTCATGGTAAAGTTGAAGATTTCTTAGGTGAAATAAACTTTAAACAAGCGGACTGGTTAGATGAAATTTTAGAAATTAACAATAAAATTGAAATTGAAGGGTTAAACAAAGATTTAAAACCTCAGGCAGCTATTAAAAGAATTTTGGATAAATTTGAAAACAATATTATTGCTTCTGATGCAGGTTCACATACTACATGGACAACTCTTCTTAAAAAATCCCTAAAACCTTCTCAGCTATTGTTTTCAGGAGCAATGGCACCAATGGGATATGGTATTCCTGCAGCTATTGGAGCAAGCATTGCAACAGATGAAAAAGTCATTGTTATAAATGGAGATGGGGATTTCCAGATGAATCTCCAGGAATTGGCAACTATTCGTCAAAACAACTTGGATATTATCATTTTCATACTAAATAACTCAGAATATGGAATTATAAGACAATGGGAAGAATCAATGTATGATATGGATGCTTATCAGGTCAAATTGCAAAATCCTGACTTTACAAAACTAGCTTCAAGTTATAATATTGATTCTATAAGAGTAGATAACTTAAAAGACTTGGAATTTGTCTTAGAAAAAGAATTAAAAGGACCTCTTGTAGTTGAAGTTGTAGTTGAAAGTGAAGATATTCCACTTCCAAAATAG
- a CDS encoding deoxyuridine 5'-triphosphate nucleotidohydrolase: protein MLGEKELVKLFPDFADLVQPSGIDLELDKIYTQESEGSLIDNEKNLPEIKPMEGDVYTLKPHTAYLASIKRKIKIPKGYTMLYLPRSTLLRSFVSVQTAVGDPGFYGTLMFMIYNHGDFEYKIKSGDRIAQAVVFPVEGSGEYNGSYQELEE from the coding sequence ATGCTTGGTGAAAAAGAACTTGTAAAACTGTTTCCGGACTTTGCTGACTTGGTACAGCCATCTGGAATTGATTTGGAACTCGATAAAATTTATACTCAGGAAAGTGAAGGCTCTTTAATTGATAATGAAAAAAATCTGCCTGAAATTAAGCCGATGGAAGGTGATGTTTACACCCTAAAACCACATACTGCATATCTTGCAAGTATTAAAAGGAAAATCAAAATTCCAAAAGGATACACAATGCTTTATCTTCCAAGATCAACACTTTTAAGGTCTTTTGTTTCAGTTCAAACTGCTGTGGGGGACCCTGGATTTTACGGAACACTTATGTTTATGATTTATAACCATGGGGATTTTGAATACAAAATAAAATCTGGAGACAGAATAGCTCAGGCAGTTGTATTTCCGGTTGAAGGCTCAGGAGAGTATAATGGTTCATATCAGGAGCTGGAAGAGTGA
- a CDS encoding tautomerase family protein, which produces MPVINIAGNNSISTEKKREMVKKVSEVVAEAYDLPIDAITVLVQGFEFEDIGVAGELLSDKK; this is translated from the coding sequence ATGCCAGTAATTAATATTGCAGGAAATAATTCAATTAGTACTGAAAAGAAAAGAGAAATGGTTAAAAAAGTATCTGAAGTTGTAGCTGAAGCATATGACTTACCAATTGATGCAATAACTGTTTTGGTTCAAGGTTTTGAATTTGAAGACATTGGTGTTGCAGGAGAATTGTTAAGCGATAAAAAATAA
- a CDS encoding DUF4268 domain-containing protein — MKLGKLEKVKDLRSVWKHEANDFTKWLAKEENLNTLSEEIGIDIELVSTEAKTGSFSTDILAVEANTNNKIIIENQLEATNHDHLGKIITYASGHDAKTIIWIVKEAREEHRQAIDWLNEHTDEEINIFLCRIELWKIGNSDMAPKFQIVSSPNNWSKTVKRSLDNEMTSTSMLQYNYWTKVKDEIDKNYPVFNSRKPRGQHWYDLAIGKPSGHISLIMNTQKPAIKVQLYIPDSKELFNYLFESKDEIESELGYEVEWISSENTKSSNISILKKTDVNNESTWEKNIKWHLSRAVEFYNVFADRIKNF; from the coding sequence ATGAAATTAGGTAAATTAGAAAAAGTTAAAGATTTGCGTTCTGTCTGGAAACATGAAGCGAATGATTTCACCAAATGGTTAGCTAAAGAAGAAAACCTAAATACATTAAGTGAAGAAATTGGTATTGATATTGAATTAGTTTCTACTGAAGCAAAAACCGGTTCATTCAGTACAGATATCCTAGCAGTTGAAGCCAATACTAATAATAAAATTATTATTGAAAACCAACTTGAAGCAACAAATCATGATCACTTAGGAAAGATTATCACCTATGCTTCAGGTCACGATGCAAAAACTATTATATGGATTGTTAAAGAAGCACGTGAAGAACACAGACAAGCTATTGACTGGTTAAATGAACATACAGACGAAGAGATTAATATCTTTTTATGTAGAATAGAATTATGGAAGATTGGGAACTCAGATATGGCTCCTAAATTCCAAATAGTCTCAAGCCCAAATAATTGGAGTAAAACAGTTAAAAGAAGTTTGGATAATGAGATGACTTCTACAAGTATGTTACAATATAATTACTGGACCAAAGTTAAAGATGAAATTGATAAAAATTATCCTGTATTTAATTCTAGAAAACCTAGAGGACAACATTGGTATGATTTAGCTATTGGTAAACCTTCAGGGCATATCTCACTTATTATGAATACACAAAAACCTGCAATAAAAGTCCAATTATATATTCCAGATAGTAAAGAATTATTTAATTATCTTTTTGAATCTAAAGATGAAATTGAATCAGAATTAGGATATGAAGTTGAGTGGATTAGTTCAGAAAATACAAAATCTTCAAATATATCAATACTTAAAAAAACAGACGTTAATAATGAATCTACATGGGAAAAAAATATCAAATGGCACCTTAGCAGAGCAGTTGAATTTTATAATGTATTTGCAGATAGAATTAAAAATTTCTAA